The nucleotide window GTGTTGGTACAGAGTTTGGCTTCGACTATTTACGTGATAATATGGCACATTCGATTGCCGCTAAAGTGCAACGTCCATATCATTTCGCAATTATTGATGAAGTGGACTCCGTATTAATTGATGAGGCAAAAACACCTTTAATTATTGCGGGTAAAATGTCTGCAAACGAAGAATTGCACCGTATCGCTGCGATGCTAGCAAAACGCTTTGTGAAAGATGAGGACTATGATTTCGATGATGAGACAAAGGCGACATCTTTAACAGAGCAAGGAATCGAAAAGGTCGAGGCAGCATTCGCTATCGACAACCTTTATGATTTAGAGCATCAAACACTTTACCACTATGTGATTCAAGCAGTGCGTGCACATGTGATGTTTGAGCGCGATGTTGATTACATCGTACGCGACAACAAAATTGAGCTTGTTGACATGTTTACTGGCCGCATTATGGAAGGTCGCACATTATCTGATGGTTTGCATCAAGCAATTGAGGCAAAAGAAGGCGTAGAAGTCACAGAAGAAAATAAAGCGCAGGCACAAATTACAATTCAAAACTATTTCCGTATGTATCCGAAGTTGTCAGGAATGACGGGTACAGCAAAAACACAGGAAAAAGAAATTTTAGAAGTATATGATATGCGTGTCATTCAAATTCCGACAAATCGACCACGTCAACGAGTTGACCAAACGGATATTGTCTTTGAAACAGCTGATGCAAAATATGAATACGTTGCACAGGAAACGTTGCGCCGTCATGAAAAAGGACAGCCTGTTTTAATCGGTACAACTTCTATTTTACAATCTGAAAAAGTATCTCAGTACTTAAAGAAATATAGCCTACCACATCAAGTGTTAAATGCCAAAACAGTGGAACAAGAGGTAGAGCTTATTTCACAGGCTGGTCAAAAAGGACGCATTACCGTTGCAACAAATATGGCGGGGCGCGGAACTGACATCGTTTTAGGTGAAGGTGTCGAGGAGCTTGGCGGACTCTGTGTGATTGGTACAGAAAAGCATGAAAGCCGCCGTGTCGATAATCAATTGCGCGGACGCTCTGGTCGTCAAGGTGACCCAGGTGAAAGCCAATTTATTTTATCTATTGAAGATGATATGTTTAAACGTTTCGCTAAAGAAGACGTGGAAAAATTCCGCAAAAAAATGGTAACAAACGAAATTCAACGTATCGAAAATAAAGACATAATTGAGCTAATCAATCGTACACAGCGCATCGTAGAAGGTGCTCATTTCTCCATGCGTGAATATAACTTAAAGCTGGATGATGTCATCAACGACCAGCGTAAAATTATTTATGATTTACGCAATCGTGTGTTAGCTGGTGAGGATTTACTGTCGATGATTACACGTATGATGTATGAAACAGTCGACTTTGCCGTTCGTGATAATGCGCCAGAGGAAGTTGATCCAATCGAATGGGACTTCGATAAAATGGAGCAAACAGTCAATTCTCTATTATTAACACCTGCTACACTTGACCGTACAGAAACAAAAGTAACAAAAATTTTAGATTCATTGAATACAAATGTATTTGAATTACGTGACTTTATCGAAAGCTTCCAAAGCAATGAGCAAGTGATGAACGTTATACCACAAGTCGTTTTAAGCTATATTGATGCAACATGGGTAAAACATTTAGAGCAAATGACGCATTTAAAAGAAGGTATTGGCTTACGCCACTATCAACAGGAAGACCCAATGCGTATTTATCAACGCGAAGGCTTAGAGCTATTCGGTAAAAATTATCAAGAATTGCGCCGCAGTATTGTAGAAGAGCTTGTAGCATTTATGAAAAACATTTCAGCAATTGAAGAGCAGGAGGAACTATAAAATGGGCTTATTCGATTTTTTTAAAAAAGGCGATAAAGTAGGCGCAGACAGCGCTGTTGATTCAAAAGAATTGTTAACTGATACGAAGCAAACTGGCGAGGACCGAGATGTTGTGACAAAATTATCATTTCATCCACAATGGAATGTACCGTTAGAGCAACAATATATTTTTAATTTCTTAGCAAATGAATTGCAGCCATTAAAGCCAAATCAATTATCACTATCAGCGATCAACATTGAAGAAAATCCACGCAATGGTGCATGGAATGTCAAAGTATTTTTCCGTTCTTCATTGCCAGAGCCAATTGAGCTTGGTGAAATCGAATTGCTTATTTTAGATAAAGATGACAAGCGTCTTGCATCTCAAACATTCCATTTCCAAGACTTAGGTGTGATACCAGCTGAGAGTGCTCGCCCTTGGGTATTTGAATTTGATAAATCGTCAATTGAAGCTGGCGTTGAAGAAGTACCAAAAGAGGATGGCTGGAAAATCGCCTTCAATTTAATTTCTTTACGTGGTCATCAGCTTGACCTAGATGAAACGTGGAAACAACAACTACCACAGGATCAACAAGAGGCTTTAGAAAAAATTGTGAAAGACTTACCGAAGCTTGGCAAAACAGAAGTCAACTTCACAGGCTTACAGGCGAAGCTACAAAATGATAAAAGCTTACATGTATCTATCTTTATTCGTAACGGAAACGACAAAGCGATTAATTTAGAACAACTACCACTTGAAATTATTGACGCACGTGGCAAGCAAGTAGCGAAGGGATCATTCAAGCTAGAGCCTGTATTAACAGTACAACCTAATACAACAAAGCCATGGACATTCATTTTCCCCGCCCAGCTAGTAGATGTTAAAGGCATCGACCTCTCTCGCTGGACAGCGCGTGTACCACAGGAATAATTAATGAAAAGCCTTGAACTGTAACTGTTCAGGGCTTTTTTTCGGATAAAATATTTAAACAACTAGCATTGTATATTTTTAGCATACGCCACATACATTGGATAATGTGTTGTTCAGTAAAGAAAAATAAAAAAAGACCGACACGTGAGCCATTTCTCACGTATCAATCTTTGTTAACTGTGTATTTTAGTATGTATAGAGTACGTATTATTCAAATGAAACATTAGCAACACGTTTAGCACCTACATAACGGCTTCCCCAATACCATTTATCGTTAATATCTGTAACACTTACACCGATATTTGTTTGAGAGTGGATGAACTTGCCGCCACCTAAGTAGATACCTACGTGAGAAATACCGCTTCCTGAAGTATTAAAGAATACTAAATCACCTGGGATTAAGTCATTTTGGCTAACTGCTGTCCCTACACCATACATAGATGATGAAGTGCGAGGTAATGATACACCAAGATCGCTAAATACAGTACGAACATAACCAGAGCAGTCAAATCCTCTTGTTGAAGTACCACCGTATGAATAAGGTACACCTAAATATTTTTGAGCTGTTGATTTAAAATTACTTGAAGTAAAGTCTGCAGCCGCGGCTTTCTCTTCTCCGATTGGTGATAAGAAAATAGCTAATGCCGCTAAAAATGTTAATAATGTATTGCGTAAAATTTTGTTATAACTCATTAATGATAATCCTCCACACAGGCAATAATTTTCTGTTAATTTAACTGTTATTAGAGTATCATGAGTTACCACGCTGTAACATTACAGTTCTGTAACAATACAGTTACACTTACAAAACACTGTATTAAATAACGACTTTCACTTATACCCTATTATATCAACGTTTAAACATCTTTTTCATCAGCATTTCGCATTTTAATGTATCACATTCGAGACATTTCACTCTATTCCTCTTACACTTTTGTAACATTTGTAATATAAACTAGTCAAAATGAACTCATTTGCTATGGTATTTTTAAGGTAATGAGTCTTTTCGTCTATGTCTATATAAAAATAACTGTTCGAAATTTTGGCTTTTCGAACAGTTATCACCTTACTATTCAATTCCATTAAAACGCTTATACCCAACGAGGCGTTCCGCCCAATAGCTATGTGTTACTTTCGATATTTCCACACCTGTTGTACCAGCGTGAATAAATTGATCCTCTCCTATATAAATACCCATATGCGAAATATTAGGTATGTACGTATTTTTGAAAAATACCACATCTCCTGGCATCGGTTGCTCTACAGCTGTCGTATCTTGCAAGTAGTAATCAAGGCTGCTCTTACGTGAAATATTTAAGCCTGCATTGCTGTAAACATATTTCACAAAGCCACTGCAATCAAAGCCTTCTATCGTATTACCCGCAAATACATAAGGTGTGCCAATTAATTCATGTGCAAGCGCTATTACTTGATTATAAACAGCTTGTCCATCTGCTTTCGGTGAAGTAGTAATTACTGGCGCTTCCACAGTTGCTTCCTGTGGCTTCGATGGAGAAACTTTATTTATTTGTAGCTTCTGATTAATATAAATGACATCTGATTGTAGCTTATTTAATTCTTTTAGCTGCGCTACTGTCATATTATTTTTTTGTGCGATTGATGCCAATGTATCGCCTTTTTTCACTGTATGCGTTGCCATTTTTTCGACGACAGCTACTTTATTTGCTTTCACTGCTCCGTCTGTGACAACTAGCTTTTGATTGATAAAGATAGCATCTGCCTTTAAATTGTTCCATTGCTTTAATTGCTCCACTGTTACTTCATGTTCCTTTGCAATTTTTGTCAATGTATCGCCCTTTTGTACGGTATAAGATGCTGCCTCTGCTGCTGGTACTACAAGTGCTGACAATATGAGTGCACTTGCCACCGCAGCCTGCCATTTACTTGCCATTATCAAAACCCCGTCCCTTCTCTATTACTCTAGTTATTTTTATTGTAACGAATCTATTAAGTAATTCACAATAGCCTATTTTCCTCTATCTATAAACTTTTATCATATTGTGATGAATTTTTCTCCGTCAAAAGACATGCTAATTATGAAAGTACTGTAATAACATTTCCAATCCTTAAAAAAAAGTGTATGCTAAGAGTAATATACGTTAGGCACTAGTTTAAGGAGAGAATTACCATGAAGTTTTTTCGTGAAAACCTCGTTGTAGGTTTCATGCTATTCGCATTATTTTTAGGGGCAGGAAATATTATTTTCCCTCCATTATTAGGGCAGCAAGCTGGAGAGCACATTATCATCGCAATGATTGGCTTCTTAATAACAGGCGTTGGATTGCCACTTATCGGTGTTATCACCGTGGCAAAAAGCGGAGGAGATTTGCATGAGCTATCGAGTAAAGTAAACCCGCTTTTCGGGCTTATTTTCACATCTATTATTTATTTATCAATTGGACCATTTTTTGCGATTCCTCGAACAGCAGCTGTCTCCTATGAAATCGGCATTAAAGCACCGTTTTTATCACAGCAAATGGCAGGAAACCCACTTGCTCTATTCATCACAACATTCATATTTTT belongs to Lysinibacillus louembei and includes:
- a CDS encoding accessory Sec system S-layer assembly protein, which codes for MGLFDFFKKGDKVGADSAVDSKELLTDTKQTGEDRDVVTKLSFHPQWNVPLEQQYIFNFLANELQPLKPNQLSLSAINIEENPRNGAWNVKVFFRSSLPEPIELGEIELLILDKDDKRLASQTFHFQDLGVIPAESARPWVFEFDKSSIEAGVEEVPKEDGWKIAFNLISLRGHQLDLDETWKQQLPQDQQEALEKIVKDLPKLGKTEVNFTGLQAKLQNDKSLHVSIFIRNGNDKAINLEQLPLEIIDARGKQVAKGSFKLEPVLTVQPNTTKPWTFIFPAQLVDVKGIDLSRWTARVPQE
- the secA2 gene encoding accessory Sec system translocase SecA2, with amino-acid sequence MFSIFKRTKEQTSARELKRYYKIVDQINALEATYAAMSNEELQSMTFKFKERLENGEEITAIIPDAFAVVREASKRILNMRHFDVQLIGGLVLTEGNIAEMPTGEGKTLVASLPSYVRALEGKGVHVITVNDYLAKRDFELIGQIHRFLGLTVGLNVPMMEQGAKQDAYNADITYGVGTEFGFDYLRDNMAHSIAAKVQRPYHFAIIDEVDSVLIDEAKTPLIIAGKMSANEELHRIAAMLAKRFVKDEDYDFDDETKATSLTEQGIEKVEAAFAIDNLYDLEHQTLYHYVIQAVRAHVMFERDVDYIVRDNKIELVDMFTGRIMEGRTLSDGLHQAIEAKEGVEVTEENKAQAQITIQNYFRMYPKLSGMTGTAKTQEKEILEVYDMRVIQIPTNRPRQRVDQTDIVFETADAKYEYVAQETLRRHEKGQPVLIGTTSILQSEKVSQYLKKYSLPHQVLNAKTVEQEVELISQAGQKGRITVATNMAGRGTDIVLGEGVEELGGLCVIGTEKHESRRVDNQLRGRSGRQGDPGESQFILSIEDDMFKRFAKEDVEKFRKKMVTNEIQRIENKDIIELINRTQRIVEGAHFSMREYNLKLDDVINDQRKIIYDLRNRVLAGEDLLSMITRMMYETVDFAVRDNAPEEVDPIEWDFDKMEQTVNSLLLTPATLDRTETKVTKILDSLNTNVFELRDFIESFQSNEQVMNVIPQVVLSYIDATWVKHLEQMTHLKEGIGLRHYQQEDPMRIYQREGLELFGKNYQELRRSIVEELVAFMKNISAIEEQEEL
- a CDS encoding LysM peptidoglycan-binding domain-containing protein, whose amino-acid sequence is MASKWQAAVASALILSALVVPAAEAASYTVQKGDTLTKIAKEHEVTVEQLKQWNNLKADAIFINQKLVVTDGAVKANKVAVVEKMATHTVKKGDTLASIAQKNNMTVAQLKELNKLQSDVIYINQKLQINKVSPSKPQEATVEAPVITTSPKADGQAVYNQVIALAHELIGTPYVFAGNTIEGFDCSGFVKYVYSNAGLNISRKSSLDYYLQDTTAVEQPMPGDVVFFKNTYIPNISHMGIYIGEDQFIHAGTTGVEISKVTHSYWAERLVGYKRFNGIE
- a CDS encoding C40 family peptidase, whose product is MSYNKILRNTLLTFLAALAIFLSPIGEEKAAAADFTSSNFKSTAQKYLGVPYSYGGTSTRGFDCSGYVRTVFSDLGVSLPRTSSSMYGVGTAVSQNDLIPGDLVFFNTSGSGISHVGIYLGGGKFIHSQTNIGVSVTDINDKWYWGSRYVGAKRVANVSFE